The Candidatus Zixiibacteriota bacterium genome contains a region encoding:
- a CDS encoding zinc-ribbon domain-containing protein has protein sequence MTDVVKILICVDCGEEFVFTASAQQYFADRGITGKPKRCRNCYRRRDDGGLTVWEPKILPVSPRHDSDQNSFC, from the coding sequence ATGACAGATGTCGTGAAAATCCTTATCTGCGTCGACTGCGGCGAGGAGTTTGTCTTCACCGCGTCGGCACAGCAGTACTTCGCTGACAGGGGAATTACGGGCAAACCCAAACGCTGCCGCAATTGCTATCGACGCCGCGACGACGGCGGCCTAACCGTCTGGGAGCCGAAGATCCTTCCCGTATCACCACGTCACGATTCGGATCAGAACTCATTCTGCTGA
- a CDS encoding CPBP family intramembrane metalloprotease, with product MTETTQAERPPGVGAAIGVFVLLLVATTVISVIGYLTAGINLASLLAEAAILVIAMAVMKPFGLKIREVVGKPPDVPGRFWIWALIAALSVGLVANDLTGYLHQVVPRSAASTEALVELMVPKSWGDYLLRIACAAIMAGIAEEIAFRGFLQTVLTRNLGAVRGLILTTFLFAIMHLDPRMIPGVFLIGLILGYITLLARSLWISIIAHALINALAFTAGMLWPESAQDMASTLPLPVTAAMLALAIIAVRSMRQAVCQRITSDMSSRQQNEF from the coding sequence ATGACCGAGACAACGCAAGCAGAGCGTCCGCCCGGTGTGGGAGCGGCCATCGGCGTCTTTGTTCTCCTCCTGGTCGCCACGACCGTCATCTCCGTCATCGGCTATCTGACCGCCGGCATCAATCTTGCCAGCCTGCTGGCGGAAGCTGCGATCCTGGTGATTGCGATGGCGGTGATGAAGCCGTTTGGGCTGAAGATTCGCGAGGTAGTAGGAAAGCCGCCTGACGTGCCGGGGCGTTTTTGGATCTGGGCGCTGATTGCGGCACTTTCCGTCGGGTTGGTGGCGAATGACCTGACCGGTTATCTCCATCAAGTTGTTCCCCGTTCCGCCGCTTCGACGGAAGCACTGGTCGAACTGATGGTCCCCAAGTCGTGGGGTGACTACTTACTGCGAATTGCTTGTGCGGCGATTATGGCCGGCATCGCCGAAGAGATCGCTTTTCGCGGTTTCCTGCAGACCGTCTTAACCCGCAACTTGGGGGCCGTCCGGGGCTTGATTCTGACTACGTTCCTCTTTGCCATCATGCATCTTGATCCACGGATGATCCCGGGTGTGTTCTTGATCGGATTGATTCTGGGCTATATCACTTTGTTGGCACGTAGCCTCTGGATCAGCATCATAGCACATGCTCTCATCAATGCCCTCGCGTTTACGGCGGGAATGCTCTGGCCGGAATCGGCGCAAGACATGGCCTCGACGTTGCCGCTGCCGGTGACGGCCGCCATGCTCGCTCTCGCCATCATCGCGGTCAGATCGATGAGACAGGCAGTTTGTCAACGCATTACGAGCGACATGAGTTCTCGTCAGCAGAATGAGTTCTGA